The genomic interval ATAACAGCTGGCTCCACGTCGAAGAGATCAGCGAGACGGCTGCTATCGACGTCTGTAGAGCGATCCTGCGAAACCGCATCAACGACAGCCGTTTCAAACGCCTCGCTAAACTGCACGTTCGTTTCATCCGGCGTCAGTTCGATCACACCTGCGTCCAGGAGAAATTCCTCGGGGTCGACTGCATTTCGTCTCTCATACTCGAGTTTCTCAATGGTGTCCCACTGGGCATCCCCTTCAGTGTCCGTTGTCGGTTCGAGCTGGTGATCAAACCGCTTTGCGACACTCTCTGGCAGGTATTGCTTCGTCAACTCCGGCGTCCCGGGAACGAGATACCCACGGAGATAGATCAACAACACAGACGCCACGACAACCACTGGTGCCAATAACGGAGCAAACGGCCAGATAGCCACACCCAGTATCACTGCAAACGCTAGATTACCGACTGTACATGGAAGACATCGGTTGTCACCGGTGTACTCCGGTTGTTTCACTCGCTCGAGCACAGACGGTGTGTCGTCTGCCATAGCCACTCATTTGTGTCGAGATGCAAAAACCGGACGGTTTTACTCATCTACAACAGTGGCGTGTAAAACGAGCACTTTGGGCCGCATTTCGGACCACAATTTCGACCCAAACACTGTTTATCTACTACTATATGTTGCTTATAATCCGCGTGTATCGTCTTTGGATTACGTGACTCGAGAGGGCGACACTCGCTCCTCGTCATCACAAACGGTTTGGTCGTTTCGAACAACTCCGTTCTGCGGTATTGCACCGAGCAAAATGATCGCGGGAGGTAGATTGAACTACGTCCACTTCGCTCCCTGCGGTCGCTTGTGGCCTACTTCAAATCTACTCTGGACTATTTTCACGAATTCGGGACTTGCACCTCGTTCCGCTCGGTGTTCGTCGTTGAATTCGTGAAAACTAACGGGAGGTAGATTTGAACCACGCCGAGCCGTGCTCGCTTTCACTGCGCGCGACTCGTCTGGTTCAAACTACCACCATGCTATGGATGGCGCTCACGAATTTGTTCGCGCCAAAACATAGCGGGAGGTAGATTTGAACTACCGATCTGCGGGTTATGAGCCCGCCGGAATCTCCTGGCTATCCCATCCCGCTACCCTATCATACCCGAGTGCACTAATTAAGGGTTGTGATTCGGGTGCCGTGTGCGGGTTTCTACCGTTACCCCTGATGGACTTCCCACGTGTAGAGTGATTCACACGTGTAGTTGACAAAAAAGCCAACTCCCATGCCGATGACGTTCGCTGCCATGTACCAGACGCCGAACTGGTAATAGAGGATCGCCAACACGGTCAGCGTCACCAGAAAGCCCGCAAATCGCACCGCATTCGACCGCAAAAACCGTCGTCCGAGCGGTCGGACACCCATCTCGCCGTAGCTCGAGAACGTCCATCGCTCGTTGATCGCGAAGATCACCATGATTGCTAACTCCCACGAAATCACTTTGGCCATGACTGGCCCCAACACGGTGAGTTCGACTAACGCAAACAACACAACGTTGTCTACTGTTGCTCCCACAAGCCCCACACCCGCAAACTGAGTGAAGCGACTCCGCGAGCGCAGTGCACGAAGTCGCATTTGTAGGGCTTCAATCACGAATTCTTCCGGTGTCGACGGTGACTCTCTCCGATGCTGAGGTGCTCCTTGCGGCGCGCGCCAGCGCAAGCGTGCGCGTGTGATCTCGACTGTCGAGTCCGACTCGAGTGAGTAGTGAAGAACTGAGAGAACACAGCAAAAGCGTACTGGAAGCGGAAAGGAGAGTGTGTTCGCGTATGCGTGTGCGACTACAGTGCGAGTTCGCCGCTTGCTTGCACGACAGCGACATCCTCGGCATCGACACGGTCAACATCGAGGAAATGGGGCAAGAAATTTCGCTTTGCAAAGTCCTCGTATTCGGCGTCCGCACCGACCGTACACCACAACTGAACTCTGTCCGGACCGTGCCACTCGCCGTTTCGATTGATCCCGAAACAGACCAACTCTTCTCCCTCGTGTTCGATGATGGCTCCCTTCCGGATACCGGGGTCGCCGTAGATGATGAGCCGCTTCATACCTCGCTGTTCACAGGAGAGACGATTAAACGCTTCGAACACGGTTACGGAAGTGCAAGGAGAAAGCCCCGTGCTTTAGCGCGGGGATGAATCCGACACCTCTGACACAATCTACCGTTCGATGGCACGGCAGGGTATTCCACGCTCGTATCCATACCTTCAAGTGGGTTTGTCTACATAGGTTACGTATGGCGAAACAGGTTGTCACCCGCACTTATACTGCTTCCATCAGGAACCAGTCACGGGTGCAAGACGACCTTGACGCCCTCGGGTTTGCCGCCTCGAAACTCTGGAACGTCGGACGGTGGACGTGCAGCCGGGTCTGGGATGAGGGCGATCATATTCCAAACCACAACGAACTCACCACCTACCTGAAGTCGCACGAACGCTACGATGATCTACATTCTCAGTCAAGTCAGCGAGTCCTTCAAGAACTCGCTGAGGCGTTCAACGGCTGGTACGGCAAACGACTCAACGGAGACAAGAGAGCGAACCCACCCGGCTACCGTAAACACGGCGACGACCACCCACGAAGCACGGTGACGTTCAAAGCCGCTGGCTTTAAACTTGACACTAAATACAACCGCGTTCGACTCTCCCAAGGTTCAAACCTCAAGGACTACTGGTCGGACTTCATCCTCTGTAAGTACCAGACGCAGCCCGATGTTGACCTCTCCGCCGTGGAGAACGTCCAGCAACTGCGGGCCGTCTGGACTGGCGAGGAGTGGGAACTACACTTCGTATGCAAAGTCGAGATCAAGGCGGCCGAATCTCCCGGCGAGAAGACCGTCGGTGTTGATCTCGGGATCAGCAACTTCGCCGCGCTCGCCTACGAGGACGGCCACGCCGAGCTGTATCCGCTCAACTGTCTGAAGCAGGACGACTACTACTTCAGCAAGCGACTCGCTCAGTGTGATGACTCGAACTCCGAACAAGCCACGCGGTTGAACCACAAGAAATCGGAGCGTCGCACACACTACTTCCATACGCTCTCGAAACATATCGTCCAGCGATGTGTCGAGGAGTGTGTTGGAACGATTGTGGTTGGTGACCTCTCCGGCGTCCGCGAGGACGATAAGACCGAAGAGTCGCAGAACTGGGGCAAGCACGGCAACCTAGATCTGCACTCGTGGGCGTTCGACCGCTTCACAGACTTGCTCACCTACAAAGCCGAGATGGAGGGCATCTCGGTTGAGCAGGTGTCCGAACGCGATACATCGAAGTCGTGTTCGTGCTGTGGTCGCACGCGGAAGCCAAACCGCGTCGAGCGCGGGTTGTACGTGTGCGATGAGTGCGGAACGACGGCAAACGCGGACGTGAATGGTGCCGAGAACATTCGACAGA from Natronolimnobius sp. AArcel1 carries:
- a CDS encoding GtrA family protein encodes the protein MRLRALRSRSRFTQFAGVGLVGATVDNVVLFALVELTVLGPVMAKVISWELAIMVIFAINERWTFSSYGEMGVRPLGRRFLRSNAVRFAGFLVTLTVLAILYYQFGVWYMAANVIGMGVGFFVNYTCESLYTWEVHQG
- a CDS encoding HAH_0734 family protein, with the protein product MKRLIIYGDPGIRKGAIIEHEGEELVCFGINRNGEWHGPDRVQLWCTVGADAEYEDFAKRNFLPHFLDVDRVDAEDVAVVQASGELAL
- a CDS encoding RNA-guided endonuclease TnpB family protein; the encoded protein is MAKQVVTRTYTASIRNQSRVQDDLDALGFAASKLWNVGRWTCSRVWDEGDHIPNHNELTTYLKSHERYDDLHSQSSQRVLQELAEAFNGWYGKRLNGDKRANPPGYRKHGDDHPRSTVTFKAAGFKLDTKYNRVRLSQGSNLKDYWSDFILCKYQTQPDVDLSAVENVQQLRAVWTGEEWELHFVCKVEIKAAESPGEKTVGVDLGISNFAALAYEDGHAELYPLNCLKQDDYYFSKRLAQCDDSNSEQATRLNHKKSERRTHYFHTLSKHIVQRCVEECVGTIVVGDLSGVREDDKTEESQNWGKHGNLDLHSWAFDRFTDLLTYKAEMEGISVEQVSERDTSKSCSCCGRTRKPNRVERGLYVCDECGTTANADVNGAENIRQKVSPSLACDGGDRSNGWLAQPSTFLFDKETGAFAPQEQVTS